Within Acidimicrobiales bacterium, the genomic segment CGCCGCCCTACTGGTCGCTGCGCGACTACGAGAGCGCCGGGCAGATCGGCCGCGACGAGCCCCTCCCGATCTTCGTGAAGTCGCTGGTCGCGATCTTCGACGAGGTGCAGCGGGTCCTCGCCGAGGACGGGACGGTGTGGGTGAACATCGGCGACTCCTACACCTCGGGCAGCCGCCGCTGGCGGGCGCCCGACAAGAAGAACCCCGCCCGCGCGATGCAGGTGCGGCCGCCGACTCCAGAGGGGTTGAAGGACAAGGAGCTGATCGGGGTGCCCTGGCGCTTCGCCCTCGCGATGCAGGAGGCGGGATGGTGGCTGCGCTCCGACATCATCTGGTACAAGCCGAACTGCCAGCCGGAGTCGGTGCGCGACCGCCCGACCCGCTCGCACGAGCACGTCTTTCTCTTCTCCAAGTCCGAGCGCTACCACTACGACATCGACGCCGTGCGCGGCCCGAACGGGCGGCGGCTGCGCGACGTGTGGGAGCTGAACACCGTCGCCTACCCCGGCGCGCACTTCGCGACCTTCCCCCCTGAGCTCGTGCGCCGATGCGCGCTGATCGGCTCGTCGCCCGGTGACTACGTCCTTGACCCCTTCCTCGGCTCGGGCACGACCGCCGCGGTGGCGCGCGCCAACGAGCGCCGCTTCATCGGCTGCGAGGTGAACCCCGCCTACCTCCCCCTCATCGAGAAGCGGCTCGTCCCGGGATGAGCGACGACCTCCTGCGGGCGGCGCTGCGTGAGCGCATCGACCAGCTCGAGCTGCCCGAGGTCATCGTCGTCGACCGCCTCGTGAGCGCACTCCTCACGCCGGTCCAGTGCACGCTCGCGGCGGGCTCCTGGCTCACCGCCACCCCGTGGGCGAAGGCCTTCCTCGCGCGGCTGCGCGCCCACCACGCGCTGAACGCCGAGCCACTCTCCACGACTGCCTTCGAGGCCGCCTTCAACGGCGCTTGCGAGGCGGCCGGCTGGAAGGTGGCGCCGGCGGGTTCGGCGACCAACCGCTTCTTCGACACCGTGGTCGCCCTCCCGAGCGGGGAGCAGCGCTCGCTCAGCCTGAAGGCGACCGCCGCGAAGGGACTGCGGGCCGACAGCCTGCACATCTCCAAGCTCACCGAGGCGGCGTGGATCCAGGACGCGCGCACCCAGGCGGGGCGGCGCGACAAGCTCGTCGCGCTCTTCGCGGAGTACCGACGCCAGACCGACGCGATCCTCGTGCTCCGCTGCTTTCGCGAGGGGAGCGACGCCTACCGCTACGAGCTCGTCGAGGTCCCGACCGCGCTCTTCGCCTCCGTCGACGAGCTCGGCGTCGCGGAGGCGCAGCTCGCGACGATCCCGATCCCGACGGGCCAGGACCCTCCCGACGCGCGCCTGCGCATCGACCGCAGCGACGC encodes:
- a CDS encoding site-specific DNA-methyltransferase codes for the protein MTRTVDGDNEERPRLIREALAAGDDLVLLGDAATTLRDLPEATVQTVVTSPPYWSLRDYESAGQIGRDEPLPIFVKSLVAIFDEVQRVLAEDGTVWVNIGDSYTSGSRRWRAPDKKNPARAMQVRPPTPEGLKDKELIGVPWRFALAMQEAGWWLRSDIIWYKPNCQPESVRDRPTRSHEHVFLFSKSERYHYDIDAVRGPNGRRLRDVWELNTVAYPGAHFATFPPELVRRCALIGSSPGDYVLDPFLGSGTTAAVARANERRFIGCEVNPAYLPLIEKRLVPG